Genomic DNA from Enterococcus saccharolyticus subsp. saccharolyticus:
CGATTGTCGGCGATCCTTTGTATCAAAATAAAAAAGGCAAGCGACTCTTACTCCATGCTTCGGAAATGTTTTTAGTGCATCCGTTTACGAAAGAACAAATGCACGTAACCGCCAAACCCGGATTGTGGGAATAAAAAAGCTTTGATTCGAGGGCGAATCAAAGCTTTTTTTACGACTTTTGCTCTAATAATACCAATTCTGCTTCGGTTAACCCCCGATGTTCCCCGTAATCAAGTGTTTCATCTAAAGACAAGCCACCCATCCGAATCCGTTTTAAATAGGTCACTTCTTTCCCCACCGCTTGAACCATTCGCTTCACTTGATGAAATTTCCCTTCATGCAAAATCAAACGAATCTCAGAGGTTTCTTCAACCTCATTCACAGTATCAATCATTAATTTAGCAGGCAAACATTCTTCGCCGCCATCAATCGTTAGGCCTTTTTCAAAAGCAACAACATCGGCTGGCGTCATCATACCTGCCACTTGCGCATAGTATTCTTTTTCAACATGACGTTTTGGTGACAACAAGCGATGAGCTAATGCACCATCATTGGTAATAACCAACAAGCCTTCTGTATCTTTATCTAAACGCCCCACTGGAAATAAATCATCCCGATAATCCTCATCATCAAATAAATCCATGACCGTTTCATCATAATCATCAATAGTTGCTGAAATAACGCCGGCTGGTTTGTTTAACAAATAATAAAAAT
This window encodes:
- a CDS encoding pseudouridine synthase, translating into MRLDKYLADMDFGSRKEVKQFIKKGLVSVNGTVVKSDKFQVNENEDNVVFDGEPVVYQKYFYYLLNKPAGVISATIDDYDETVMDLFDDEDYRDDLFPVGRLDKDTEGLLVITNDGALAHRLLSPKRHVEKEYYAQVAGMMTPADVVAFEKGLTIDGGEECLPAKLMIDTVNEVEETSEIRLILHEGKFHQVKRMVQAVGKEVTYLKRIRMGGLSLDETLDYGEHRGLTEAELVLLEQKS